A segment of the Triticum urartu cultivar G1812 chromosome 1, Tu2.1, whole genome shotgun sequence genome:
GGCGTGGCCCTGCAGCCGGCGCTGGAGCTGCTGGTTGGCGGCGCGCAGCTGCTTGACCTCCTCCTCCAGGAACGCGGCGTGCGCCTTCTTCTTCTCCCGGTACTTGCGCACGGCCTCCCGGTTCCCCAGCGGCCGGCGGGGCCGCGCCGCGTCGTCGTCCTCGCTGCCGGCGGCGAAGAGCTGGTGGGTGTGGGTGTGCAGGCAGGTGTGCGTGTGCGTGGCGGCCGACGGGCCCGGAGGGTTGCAGGTGTGCGTGTGGGTGCAGGTCGCGGCGGCGTCGCCCAGGAGGTCGCTGAAGGCGCCGGGCATCTCCGGGTGCGGGAAGAGGAATTGGCTCGGGAGGTCCACCCCGTCATCCATTTGTGCCAGAA
Coding sequences within it:
- the LOC125523051 gene encoding basic leucine zipper 23-like, with product MDDGVDLPSQFLFPHPEMPGAFSDLLGDAAATCTHTHTCNPPGPSAATHTHTCLHTHTHQLFAAGSEDDDAARPRRPLGNREAVRKYREKKKAHAAFLEEEVKQLRAANQQLQRRLQGHATLEAEVARLRGLLFDVRAKIDAEAAGAFPFQKQCSVGSVACADPTLCFNNGNSEVGGACWEDSSGPAAADYRFDEDGNGNGGASREIDAPEQPVRSMDVVELCCFPS